One stretch of Verrucomicrobiota bacterium DNA includes these proteins:
- a CDS encoding AEC family transporter: MSAFLTVLYAVLPVVCVALAGALMRRANWLNKDADDSLMRVVINVFYPCLVLDNVLGNKALENLGTLMLAPAVGFGTVAVGIGIAWLAVRWWGGDSPVMQRTFALVTGIYNYGYVPLPLALTLFDRETAGVLFVHNVGVELALWSIGYAVLTGHKLEHGWRKFITVPLVAVGLALPLNLLGAQHFLPVFILETAKLLGQCAIPLGLVLVGATMADYAAEFKLSKIDRLSWLAVLVRMAVLPVLFLVLAKYLPAPKELRHVILLQAAMPAAVFPIIMSKHYGGDAPLAVRIVVATSLVSVLTIPLVIRLGMHWLGG; this comes from the coding sequence ATGAGCGCCTTCCTCACCGTCCTCTACGCGGTGCTGCCCGTCGTCTGTGTCGCGCTGGCGGGCGCGCTCATGCGCCGTGCGAACTGGCTGAACAAGGATGCCGATGACAGCCTGATGCGGGTGGTCATCAACGTGTTTTACCCCTGCTTGGTGCTGGACAACGTGCTCGGTAACAAGGCGCTGGAAAACCTTGGGACCTTGATGCTCGCGCCCGCCGTTGGGTTCGGCACCGTCGCGGTGGGGATTGGCATCGCCTGGCTGGCGGTCCGATGGTGGGGCGGGGATTCGCCGGTGATGCAGCGCACCTTTGCCCTCGTCACTGGCATTTATAACTATGGCTACGTGCCGCTGCCGCTCGCGTTAACCCTGTTCGACCGGGAAACGGCGGGCGTCCTGTTCGTTCATAACGTCGGCGTGGAACTGGCCCTGTGGAGCATCGGCTACGCGGTGCTGACCGGCCACAAACTGGAGCATGGCTGGCGCAAATTTATCACGGTGCCGCTCGTGGCCGTCGGCCTGGCCCTGCCTTTGAACTTGCTGGGCGCGCAACACTTCCTGCCGGTCTTCATCTTGGAAACCGCCAAGCTGCTTGGTCAATGTGCCATCCCGCTGGGGCTGGTATTGGTCGGTGCCACCATGGCGGACTACGCCGCCGAATTCAAGCTATCCAAGATTGACCGGCTGTCATGGTTGGCCGTGTTGGTGCGTATGGCGGTGTTGCCTGTGCTGTTTCTCGTACTGGCCAAATACCTGCCCGCGCCCAAGGAACTTCGCCATGTCATCCTCTTGCAAGCCGCCATGCCCGCCGCCGTCTTCCCCATCATCATGAGCAAACACTACGGCGGCGACGCCCCCTTGGCGGTCCGCATCGTCGTGGCGACCTCGCTCGTCTCCGTGTTGACCATCCCGCTGGTCATCCGCTTGGGCATGCATTGGCTGGGCGGTTGA